In Lewinellaceae bacterium, a single window of DNA contains:
- a CDS encoding BatA domain-containing protein produces the protein MQFLYPTFLFALAALAIPIILHLFYFRRFKKVYFTNVRFLKEVKEETSARSKLRNLLVLLMRLLAIAFLVLAFAQPFVPAKDTEVKAGNKAVSLFIDNSFSMEALSQDVPLLDKAKQRAREAVQAYAPDDQFQILTNDFEGRHQRLVSRDDALSLIDEVTISPEVKALSGVLTRQRQALSTARTGNHVSYLISDFQRNITDIENYADTTLELNLIPLQAVQERNISIDSAWFNAPVPMAGQANAVIVKVRNLSGEVADNIRLSIRFEGQTKPVGALSIPANASVLDTVNLSIQRTGWHEAVLAITDYPVQFDDTYYFSFNVREQINVLSVNESAPDRYLTAAFEGMANFKLDNLLSQNLDYSSFSNYQLIVANGLNNISTGLAFELAQYVKEGGNLLVFPGRNANIEAYRSFLAAFPANELQSFEEVPRAIGSVNTEEFIFNDVFENKSANLKLPATQGNFRLSSSASRSEERLLTYRDGNTFLAKYQVDKGNLYLCAAPLDEQYNGLVRNGEIFIPMLYKMAISSGKGQKIAYTIGRDEVIEANHQAASSDIVYKLKGQGKEFIPEQRVIGAKVFLGVNNQVRDAGFYTLFLKEAEPLGAYAFNYDRRESVLDYYSPDALRELLGEQANIINIADTAVLTARIEEQSQGTPLWRWCLILALVFLAGEVLLLRLWKV, from the coding sequence ATGCAGTTCTTATACCCGACATTTCTGTTCGCCCTGGCCGCCCTGGCCATCCCCATCATACTCCATCTGTTCTACTTTCGGCGCTTCAAGAAGGTTTATTTCACCAATGTGCGTTTCCTGAAAGAAGTGAAGGAGGAAACCAGCGCCCGTTCCAAACTGCGCAACCTGCTGGTGTTGCTGATGCGGCTGCTGGCCATCGCTTTTCTGGTGCTGGCCTTTGCCCAGCCATTTGTGCCCGCTAAAGATACGGAAGTGAAGGCCGGCAATAAAGCGGTTAGCCTTTTCATCGACAACTCCTTCAGCATGGAGGCACTCAGCCAGGATGTGCCCCTGCTGGATAAGGCTAAGCAGCGCGCCCGCGAAGCCGTTCAAGCCTACGCGCCGGACGACCAGTTCCAGATCCTGACCAACGATTTTGAAGGGCGTCACCAGCGCCTGGTAAGCCGAGACGACGCCCTGTCCCTCATCGACGAAGTAACCATCAGCCCTGAAGTGAAAGCGCTTTCCGGAGTGCTCACCCGCCAGCGCCAGGCGCTGAGTACCGCCCGGACCGGCAACCACGTGTCCTACCTGATTTCCGATTTCCAGCGCAACATCACCGATATAGAAAACTATGCCGACACCACTCTGGAGCTCAACCTCATCCCCCTCCAGGCTGTCCAGGAACGCAACATCAGTATCGACTCAGCCTGGTTCAACGCGCCGGTGCCCATGGCCGGCCAGGCCAACGCCGTGATCGTCAAAGTCCGGAACCTTTCAGGTGAAGTAGCGGATAACATCCGCCTTTCCATTCGTTTTGAAGGGCAAACCAAACCAGTGGGCGCGCTTTCCATCCCCGCCAATGCTTCCGTGCTGGATACGGTCAACCTCTCTATCCAGCGCACGGGCTGGCATGAAGCGGTGCTGGCCATAACCGATTATCCGGTTCAGTTTGACGATACGTACTATTTTTCCTTCAACGTCAGAGAGCAGATCAATGTATTGTCGGTTAACGAATCGGCCCCCGACCGCTACCTCACCGCCGCTTTCGAAGGCATGGCCAATTTTAAGCTGGACAACCTGCTCAGTCAGAACCTCGACTATTCCAGCTTTTCCAACTACCAGCTCATCGTTGCCAACGGGCTGAACAACATCTCCACCGGGCTCGCTTTCGAGTTGGCCCAGTATGTAAAAGAAGGCGGAAACCTGCTGGTTTTCCCCGGGCGGAACGCCAATATCGAAGCCTACCGCAGCTTTTTGGCTGCCTTCCCGGCCAACGAGTTGCAGAGCTTTGAAGAAGTACCCCGCGCCATTGGTTCAGTCAATACCGAAGAGTTCATTTTCAATGACGTGTTCGAAAATAAAAGCGCCAACCTCAAACTGCCGGCCACGCAGGGCAACTTCCGCCTGTCTTCCTCCGCCAGCCGCAGCGAGGAACGCCTGTTGACCTATCGCGACGGCAATACCTTCCTGGCCAAGTACCAGGTAGACAAAGGCAACCTCTACCTTTGCGCCGCGCCGCTCGATGAGCAATACAACGGATTGGTCCGCAATGGCGAGATTTTCATCCCCATGCTCTACAAAATGGCCATATCTTCCGGCAAAGGGCAAAAGATTGCCTATACTATTGGCAGGGATGAAGTAATCGAAGCCAACCATCAGGCCGCCAGCTCGGATATTGTCTACAAGCTAAAAGGCCAGGGCAAGGAATTTATCCCCGAACAACGCGTCATCGGCGCCAAGGTGTTTCTGGGCGTGAACAATCAGGTCCGGGATGCCGGCTTTTACACTCTATTCCTCAAAGAGGCCGAACCCCTCGGCGCTTATGCCTTCAACTACGACCGCCGGGAGTCGGTGCTCGATTACTACTCCCCTGATGCTCTCCGCGAATTGCTCGGCGAACAAGCCAACATCATCAACATCGCCGATACGGCCGTGCTGACCGCCCGCATTGAGGAGCAAAGCCAGGGTACGCCGCTGTGGCGCTGGTGCCTCATCCTGGCGCTGGTTTTTCTGGCGGGGGAGGTATTGTTGTTGCGGTTGTGGAAGGTTTAG